Proteins from one Mercurialis annua linkage group LG7, ddMerAnnu1.2, whole genome shotgun sequence genomic window:
- the LOC126656984 gene encoding uncharacterized protein LOC126656984, with protein MLKKVLKSVQANLDRLASEAKRTNDRHEETMKILRENFSPTAPRRRGRTENANPSRRETRAENNKSKEPRTGGNEERNEARNQRENGTSDEESPNDSNKSNEESPETPRNEHNQEDARSGLNSKRDERKAKEKEDAPPKSKRQDRDAGKEQTKKKHQEGEAESSEAL; from the coding sequence atgctgaaaaaggtacTAAAATCGGTCCAAGCAAATCTGGACAGATTGGCCAGCGAAGCCAAAAGAACGAATGATAGGCACGAGGAAACCATGAAAATCCTAAGGGAAAATTTCAGCCCAACGgctcccagaagaagagggAGAACAGAAAACGCAAACCCAAGCCGCCGAGAGACGAGAGCGGAAAACAACAAAAGCAAAGAACCCCGAACCGGAGGGAACGAAGAaagaaacgaagcaagaaaccaacGGGAGAATGGAACAAGCGACGAGGAAAGCCCGAACGATAGCAATAAGTCCAACGAGGAATCACCAGagacacccagaaatgagcataaccaggaggacgcccgaagTGGTTTGAATTCAAAGAGAGACGAGCGAAAAgcgaaggaaaaagaagacgccccacCAAAGAGCAAGCGACAGGACAGAGATGCAGGAAAAGaacaaactaagaaaaaacaccaagaaggagaggcCGAATCGTCAGAAGCGCTCTAA